A genome region from Streptomyces pratensis includes the following:
- a CDS encoding MFS transporter: MAFTQSVLGDQLARVALSLLVFERTESAGWTAATYALTTLPALVSGVFLSGLADRFPRRTVMIGCDLVRAVLVGLMALPGTPLPLLAGLLVLAQLAEAPFGASQGALMPAVLGERLYERGQRVMLITHQAGQLIGFAVGGVLVVWLGSHLSLGLNAATFLISAALIRLGVKARPVDSGPDARPKRVRTQVGKAASLIWSDPRLRSLVALGWLAGFIMLPEGLAAPFAEEAGGSAAAVGLLLAAHPAGMVVGAALFGREGFGPERRRRLLGPLAVGANLPLVVYWAGPGVGVALLVLLVSGICSAYQITAGATFVLLTPADQRGQALGLARSGLTAMQGVGVAAGGLAAELSGSSARTIGAAGVIGTLCAVLVAVSWARARGTGAGTIPLSA; this comes from the coding sequence GTGGCTTTTACTCAGTCGGTCCTGGGTGACCAACTCGCCCGGGTCGCGCTGTCGCTGCTGGTGTTCGAACGCACGGAGTCGGCCGGCTGGACCGCGGCGACCTATGCCCTGACGACTCTGCCCGCCCTGGTGTCCGGGGTGTTCCTCTCCGGTCTCGCCGACCGGTTCCCCCGCCGCACGGTCATGATCGGTTGCGACCTGGTGCGCGCCGTACTCGTCGGGCTCATGGCACTGCCCGGCACCCCTCTGCCGCTGCTGGCCGGACTGCTGGTGCTGGCACAGCTCGCCGAGGCACCGTTCGGGGCGTCGCAGGGCGCCCTCATGCCGGCCGTCCTGGGGGAGCGGCTGTACGAGCGGGGGCAGCGGGTCATGCTGATCACCCACCAGGCCGGGCAGCTGATCGGGTTCGCCGTCGGCGGCGTGCTCGTCGTGTGGCTGGGCAGTCACCTCTCCCTCGGGCTGAACGCGGCGACGTTCCTGATCTCCGCAGCCCTGATCAGGCTCGGTGTGAAGGCGCGGCCGGTGGACTCGGGTCCCGACGCGCGGCCGAAGCGGGTGCGCACCCAGGTGGGCAAGGCGGCGTCGCTGATCTGGTCGGACCCCCGGCTGCGGTCGCTGGTCGCGCTCGGCTGGCTGGCGGGGTTCATCATGCTGCCCGAGGGCCTCGCCGCACCCTTCGCGGAGGAGGCCGGCGGGAGCGCCGCGGCGGTGGGGCTCCTGCTCGCCGCGCATCCCGCGGGGATGGTCGTCGGCGCGGCGCTCTTCGGGCGTGAGGGCTTCGGGCCCGAGCGGCGCCGCCGGCTGCTCGGCCCGCTGGCGGTGGGCGCGAACCTTCCGCTGGTCGTCTACTGGGCGGGCCCCGGCGTCGGGGTGGCCCTGCTGGTCCTGCTGGTCTCGGGGATCTGCTCCGCGTACCAGATCACCGCGGGGGCGACGTTCGTCCTGCTCACCCCTGCCGACCAGCGTGGTCAGGCACTCGGACTCGCCAGGTCGGGGCTGACCGCCATGCAGGGGGTCGGTGTCGCCGCCGGCGGCCTGGCGGCGGAGCTGTCGGGGTCCTCGGCCAGGACGATCGGAGCCGCGGGTGTCATCGGCACGCTCTGCGCCGTCCTGGTCGCGGTTTCCTGGGCGCGGGCCAGGGGGACGGGCGCGGGGACGATTCCCCTGAGCGCGTAG
- a CDS encoding YbjN domain-containing protein: MSIDPSSIPNFGGQPEPQAAGPEGPVVPDQDLVKQLLEQMELKFVVDDEGDLAAPWEDFRTYFMFRGEEEQQVFSVRTFYDRPHALDQRAVLLDAVDDWNRRTLWPKVYTHAHEGEEGAAGSVRLVGEAQMLIGTGVSLEHFVSSTVSWVRASIEFDKWLVERLGLEPAEKKPEGEEPTEA; this comes from the coding sequence ATGTCTATCGACCCGTCCTCGATCCCCAACTTCGGGGGCCAGCCCGAACCGCAGGCGGCCGGACCCGAGGGCCCCGTGGTCCCCGACCAGGACCTCGTCAAGCAGCTTCTCGAGCAGATGGAGCTGAAGTTCGTCGTCGACGACGAGGGAGACCTCGCCGCGCCGTGGGAAGACTTCCGGACGTACTTCATGTTCCGCGGCGAGGAGGAGCAGCAGGTCTTCTCGGTCCGTACCTTCTACGACCGTCCCCACGCCCTGGACCAGCGCGCCGTCCTGCTCGACGCGGTCGACGACTGGAACCGCCGCACCCTGTGGCCCAAGGTCTACACGCACGCCCACGAGGGCGAGGAGGGCGCTGCGGGCTCCGTGCGGCTGGTCGGTGAGGCGCAGATGCTCATCGGCACCGGTGTCAGCCTGGAGCACTTCGTCTCCTCGACGGTCAGCTGGGTGCGGGCCTCGATCGAGTTCGACAAGTGGCTCGTGGAGCGTCTCGGCCTGGAGCCCGCGGAGAAGAAGCCCGAGGGCGAGGAGCCCACGGAGGCCTGA
- a CDS encoding polyamine aminopropyltransferase: protein MIDQQMRTREGATRLPVRPRTGRFLVLAVVFICAACGLVYELELLALASYLIGDSVTQASVVLSVMVFAMGIGSLLAKRLRSRAAVGFGLIEAALALVGGTSALVLYASFAWLGESRYALVGFSLAIGILIGAEIPLLMTLIQRVDRQDAGGAVADLFAADYVGALVGGLAFPFLLLPTMGQLTGALFTGGVNAAVGGALVLWVFRRDMGPRSRRLLIVVNGAVIALLATASVLVDDFERAARRAVYGHEVRVAVQTEVQEIVLTGPGRGSLRLYLGGRLRVSSRDEHRYHEALVHPAMNGAHRRVLILGGGDGLAAREVLRYPDVTSVVVVELDPAVTRLARTDPALSELNGHAYDDPRLTAVTGDAFAWLRAAHDHYDVVVSDLPDPGITASTKLYAAEFYGLVAGALEPGGRLVVHAGPPSTGPTTFRTVEASVRAGGLATLTYRVDGRLRGAEAGPHRAEAPGDWGFVLAARQEVGPLALDPDAPPLRTLGERELLAGRHAAERVARHGVPPSTLVHPRYRDEP, encoded by the coding sequence ATGATCGACCAGCAGATGCGGACGCGAGAGGGCGCGACGCGGCTTCCCGTACGGCCGAGGACCGGGCGTTTCCTCGTCCTGGCCGTGGTTTTCATCTGTGCCGCGTGCGGTCTGGTGTACGAGCTGGAACTGCTGGCGCTGGCCTCGTACCTCATCGGTGATTCGGTGACGCAGGCGTCGGTCGTGCTGTCCGTGATGGTGTTCGCGATGGGCATCGGGTCGCTGCTCGCGAAACGTTTACGCAGCCGCGCGGCCGTGGGGTTCGGCCTGATCGAGGCCGCGCTCGCACTCGTCGGCGGCACCTCGGCGCTCGTCCTGTACGCCTCGTTCGCCTGGCTCGGGGAGTCGCGCTACGCACTGGTCGGCTTCTCGCTCGCGATCGGCATCCTGATCGGCGCGGAGATCCCTCTGCTGATGACTCTGATCCAGCGGGTCGACCGGCAGGACGCGGGCGGGGCGGTCGCGGACCTGTTCGCCGCCGACTACGTGGGCGCGCTGGTCGGCGGGCTGGCCTTCCCGTTCCTGCTGCTGCCGACGATGGGCCAGCTCACCGGGGCACTGTTCACCGGCGGGGTCAACGCGGCGGTGGGCGGGGCGCTCGTGCTCTGGGTGTTCCGGCGCGACATGGGCCCGCGGTCACGCCGGCTGCTGATCGTCGTCAACGGCGCGGTGATCGCGCTGCTCGCCACGGCCTCCGTCCTGGTCGACGACTTCGAGCGCGCGGCGCGGCGCGCGGTGTACGGGCACGAGGTGCGGGTCGCCGTGCAGACCGAGGTGCAGGAGATCGTCCTCACCGGTCCGGGGCGTGGCTCGCTCCGGCTCTACCTGGGCGGCCGGCTCCGGGTCAGCTCCAGGGACGAGCACCGCTATCACGAGGCGCTCGTGCACCCGGCGATGAACGGGGCGCACAGGCGGGTGCTGATCCTGGGCGGGGGCGACGGACTGGCCGCCCGGGAGGTGCTGCGCTATCCGGACGTCACGTCCGTCGTGGTCGTCGAGCTCGATCCGGCGGTCACCCGTCTGGCCCGCACGGACCCGGCGCTGTCCGAGCTGAACGGGCACGCGTACGACGATCCGCGGCTGACGGCGGTCACCGGGGACGCCTTCGCCTGGCTGCGGGCCGCGCACGACCACTACGACGTGGTGGTCTCGGACCTCCCCGACCCGGGGATCACGGCCAGCACGAAGCTCTACGCCGCCGAGTTCTACGGGCTGGTCGCCGGGGCTCTGGAGCCGGGCGGGCGGCTGGTGGTGCACGCGGGGCCGCCGAGCACAGGGCCGACGACGTTCCGGACGGTGGAGGCATCGGTGCGGGCGGGCGGCCTGGCGACCCTGACGTACCGCGTCGACGGCCGGCTCCGCGGGGCCGAGGCGGGCCCGCACCGGGCGGAGGCGCCGGGGGACTGGGGGTTCGTGCTGGCCGCCCGGCAGGAGGTGGGCCCGCTGGCCCTCGACCCGGACGCGCCCCCGCTGCGCACGCTGGGGGAGCGGGAGCTGCTGGCCGGCCGGCACGCGGCGGAGCGGGTGGCGCGGCACGGGGTGCCGCCGTCGACACTGGTCCACCCGCGGTACCGCGACGAACCGTGA
- a CDS encoding aldose 1-epimerase, with the protein MSRVVKNARLTAGDVELTVDPVHGCRISSLRIGGTELLRQGERYGCFPMVPWCGRTENGLFRNGGELHRLPLNSPPHAIHGTGRDTSWKPARQGEAEAAFFYDLADPWPYEGRVTQSFELTEESLTLSLGIETYGDSFPAQAGWHPWFLRNIGGEDVRIGFDAEWQEERGDNHLPTGRRIDPLPGPWDDCFGMPAGVDVRLTWPEQLELTVRSRDEWVVIYDEQAEAVCVEPQSGPPNGLNTAPRLVTPIEPLEITTTWSWVRL; encoded by the coding sequence GTGAGCAGAGTTGTGAAGAACGCACGGCTGACCGCCGGCGACGTCGAATTGACCGTTGACCCCGTGCACGGCTGCCGGATCAGCAGCCTGCGGATCGGGGGCACCGAACTGCTGCGTCAGGGCGAGCGGTACGGCTGCTTCCCCATGGTGCCGTGGTGCGGCCGCACCGAGAACGGCCTGTTCCGCAATGGCGGCGAGCTGCACCGGCTGCCGCTGAACTCGCCGCCGCACGCCATCCACGGCACCGGCCGCGACACCTCCTGGAAGCCCGCCCGGCAAGGAGAGGCGGAAGCGGCCTTCTTCTACGATCTGGCCGACCCATGGCCGTACGAGGGCCGGGTGACGCAGTCCTTCGAGCTGACCGAGGAGTCGCTGACGCTGAGCCTCGGCATCGAGACGTACGGGGACTCCTTCCCGGCACAGGCCGGGTGGCACCCCTGGTTCCTCCGGAACATCGGAGGCGAGGACGTACGGATCGGCTTCGACGCGGAATGGCAGGAGGAGAGGGGCGACAACCACCTGCCGACCGGCCGGCGGATCGACCCCCTGCCGGGCCCGTGGGACGACTGCTTCGGGATGCCCGCAGGCGTCGACGTGCGTCTCACCTGGCCCGAACAGCTGGAGCTGACGGTCAGGAGCCGGGACGAGTGGGTGGTGATCTACGACGAGCAGGCGGAGGCGGTCTGTGTGGAGCCGCAGTCCGGGCCGCCGAACGGGCTGAACACGGCACCCCGGCTGGTCACCCCGATCGAGCCCCTCGAGATCACGACGACCTGGAGCTGGGTACGGCTCTGA
- a CDS encoding pyridoxal phosphate-dependent aminotransferase, which yields MTKGRPLLNRRLTEFGTTIFAEMSALALRTGSINLGQGFPDTDGPEEIREAAVRALRAGHGNQYPPGPGVPELRSAVADHQRRHYGLEYDPDAEVLVTTGATEAVAASLLALLEPGDEVIALEPYYDSYAACIAMAGGTRVPVTLRPHEGAFRLDLDELRAAVTPRTRLILLNTPHNPTGTVLTRDELAAVAALACERDLLVVTDEVYEHLVFEGEHIPLASFPGMRERTVTISSAGKTFSLTGWKIGWITASPELVTAVRSAKQFLTYVSGGPFQYAVAEALRLPDSYFDELRADLRAKRDMLSAGLEEAGFDVYEPAGTYFVTTDIRPLGAGADGFAFCRALPERCGVVAVPNAVFYDHREQGAPFVRFAFCKRADVLTEAVARLKSLRAS from the coding sequence ATGACAAAGGGACGACCGCTGCTCAACCGCCGCCTCACCGAGTTCGGCACGACGATCTTCGCGGAGATGTCGGCGCTGGCCCTACGGACCGGATCGATCAATCTCGGTCAGGGATTCCCCGACACCGACGGCCCCGAGGAGATCCGCGAGGCCGCGGTCCGCGCCCTGCGCGCCGGCCACGGCAACCAGTACCCACCGGGCCCCGGAGTCCCCGAGCTGCGCTCCGCGGTCGCCGACCACCAGCGGCGGCACTACGGACTGGAGTACGACCCCGACGCCGAGGTCCTGGTCACCACCGGCGCCACGGAAGCGGTCGCCGCATCCCTGCTGGCCCTCCTGGAGCCCGGCGACGAGGTCATCGCCCTGGAGCCGTACTACGACTCGTACGCAGCCTGCATCGCCATGGCGGGCGGCACCCGTGTCCCCGTCACGCTCCGGCCGCACGAGGGCGCCTTCCGGCTCGACCTCGACGAGCTGCGCGCCGCAGTCACGCCCCGCACCCGGCTGATCCTCCTCAACACCCCGCACAACCCGACCGGCACCGTGCTCACCCGGGACGAGCTGGCGGCCGTCGCCGCGCTCGCGTGCGAGCGCGACCTCCTGGTCGTGACCGACGAGGTGTACGAGCACCTCGTCTTCGAGGGCGAGCACATCCCCCTCGCGTCCTTCCCCGGCATGCGGGAGCGCACGGTCACCATCAGCAGTGCGGGCAAGACGTTCTCGCTGACGGGCTGGAAGATCGGCTGGATCACGGCGAGCCCGGAACTGGTCACCGCGGTCCGTTCCGCAAAACAGTTCCTGACGTACGTCTCCGGCGGCCCCTTCCAGTACGCCGTCGCCGAGGCCCTGCGCCTGCCCGACAGCTACTTCGACGAGCTGCGCGCCGACCTGCGCGCCAAGCGCGACATGCTGAGCGCGGGCCTCGAGGAGGCCGGCTTCGACGTCTACGAGCCCGCCGGGACGTACTTCGTCACCACCGACATCCGCCCGCTCGGCGCCGGGGCCGACGGCTTCGCCTTCTGCCGGGCCCTCCCGGAGCGCTGCGGGGTCGTCGCCGTCCCCAACGCGGTCTTCTACGACCACCGGGAGCAGGGCGCGCCCTTCGTCCGCTTCGCCTTCTGCAAGCGCGCGGACGTGCTCACCGAGGCGGTCGCCCGGCTGAAGAGCCTCAGGGCGTCCTGA
- a CDS encoding carbon monoxide dehydrogenase: MEHEVFVPVPVPSLRRTLGDPARVARCVPGLQQDADASAGPLTGRLKFRADGHTITYRGALTLRPSAGGDSFSVTGEGVESRGTGAAKLEMTVRLSETDGGTTIGFTGTAGGDGRIVDLDPSAALAAAQRLLDRFTQQLVTESLASKDGAPETGERSGEPSPVEPPSPAESPSGDASAPEPPSGGPQSPEAEPTEPSSSEPSSSGTSAPGASAGSPPADKDSVFDAPVPPPSLDPSAEIEFTVPDEPPAEAAHARRTMIGRSTEEVDHAPPRGRYAPVPSPEAGAAGITLRWAAPAAALAIASAVVVGRALRRRRP, encoded by the coding sequence ATGGAGCATGAGGTGTTCGTTCCGGTTCCGGTCCCGTCCCTGCGGCGGACGCTGGGTGATCCCGCCCGCGTCGCGCGTTGCGTACCAGGACTCCAGCAGGATGCCGACGCGTCGGCGGGGCCGCTCACGGGCCGGCTGAAGTTCCGGGCCGACGGCCACACGATCACGTATCGCGGGGCGCTGACGCTGCGGCCCTCCGCCGGGGGTGACTCCTTCTCCGTGACCGGGGAGGGGGTGGAGTCCCGGGGCACGGGCGCGGCGAAGCTGGAGATGACCGTCCGGCTCTCGGAGACGGACGGCGGAACGACGATCGGGTTCACCGGCACGGCGGGCGGCGACGGCCGCATCGTGGACCTGGACCCGTCCGCGGCGCTCGCTGCGGCGCAGCGGCTGCTGGACCGGTTCACGCAGCAGTTGGTGACGGAGTCCCTGGCATCGAAGGACGGTGCACCGGAGACCGGGGAGCGGTCCGGCGAGCCGTCGCCCGTGGAGCCCCCGTCGCCCGCGGAGTCCCCGTCCGGGGATGCGTCGGCCCCGGAGCCCCCGTCCGGCGGGCCGCAGTCTCCGGAGGCGGAGCCCACCGAGCCGTCGTCGTCCGAGCCGTCGTCGTCCGGGACGTCCGCGCCCGGGGCGTCCGCCGGGTCTCCACCCGCGGACAAGGACTCCGTGTTCGACGCGCCGGTACCGCCGCCGTCGCTCGATCCGTCCGCGGAGATCGAGTTCACCGTGCCGGACGAGCCGCCGGCCGAGGCCGCGCACGCGCGCCGCACGATGATCGGCCGCAGTACGGAAGAGGTCGATCACGCCCCGCCGCGCGGCCGGTACGCGCCCGTGCCTTCGCCCGAGGCGGGCGCCGCGGGGATCACGCTGCGCTGGGCCGCCCCGGCAGCCGCCCTGGCGATCGCCTCCGCCGTGGTCGTGGGCAGGGCTCTGCGGCGCAGGAGGCCCTGA
- a CDS encoding DUF2617 family protein, producing the protein MLTTLQTSYSDTRAADLAWALGREPLPALAVLDLELADAKVQLRLLGASHQVLLEERGRTCSETVACLPGSSTPLPLGVAESLGDWDYEFAARVETLSEGSFAGRAQELLALVADHPHGLAGTFPGSPHAFTAMLAQWTEGQVRWRTWHAYPQEGQLVVTRTRVRARVPAAVS; encoded by the coding sequence ATGCTCACGACCCTTCAGACCTCCTATTCCGATACCCGAGCCGCTGATCTGGCGTGGGCGCTCGGGCGGGAGCCGCTGCCCGCCCTCGCCGTGCTCGACCTCGAACTAGCGGACGCCAAAGTGCAGTTGAGGCTCCTGGGTGCCTCGCACCAGGTCCTGCTGGAGGAGAGGGGCCGCACGTGCTCGGAGACCGTCGCCTGTCTGCCGGGCAGCAGCACTCCGCTGCCGCTGGGGGTCGCCGAGAGTCTGGGTGACTGGGACTACGAGTTCGCGGCTCGCGTGGAGACGCTCTCGGAGGGCTCGTTCGCAGGCCGAGCGCAGGAGTTGCTCGCGCTGGTGGCCGACCATCCGCACGGGCTGGCGGGGACGTTCCCCGGCAGCCCGCATGCCTTCACGGCGATGCTCGCCCAGTGGACCGAGGGCCAGGTGCGCTGGCGGACCTGGCACGCGTATCCCCAGGAGGGGCAGCTGGTCGTGACCCGGACACGGGTGAGGGCGCGGGTGCCTGCCGCGGTGTCGTGA